The Paenibacillus sp. BIC5C1 DNA segment TAGACCTTTTCATCCGCATCCATTCGTTGATCGCTTCCTACCAGATAAGCAGCCTGAAGCTTCATATACTCAGCAAGTTCTTGCTCAGTAGTCATTTCACCGATGGCCTTCAAGTGGTTAATTCGTTTCTCAGCAGCGGAATAGTATTCTTTGTCCAGGTCATTTCGCTGCTTATATATTTTCTGTTCGAGATCCCATTGCTGTTCAGTAGATAAGGTTTTATCGGCTTGCATTTTTAGATACTCTTGCAGTTCCCATTTCATGATGTCTACTTTTTGACTCCCGGCCATTTCCATCTTCAAAGCTTCTTTGGTCATCCACTTCTCCGAAAATTCATAACGAGACTGAATTAATTTCTTCGAAGTATCCTGATACAATTTTTCTGCTTCTGCTCTTTGTTCTGCCTTTAGTGTCGTGTCATTTCGCATACGGTTGTATGCCTCAGCCTGCATTTGATAGATTTCAACCTCAGACTTACCTTGACGCTCCATCTGATCGGTTTGTTTGTCTATCCAATTTGTCGAATTTTTGAATTTCAATTCCGTAACCTTGTTTGTCAGGTCATACACTTGTTTAGCTGATTCAACACGTTGTTCCTCAGTGAGAGCCGTATTCTTGAGTTGTCCCTGATAGAACTGAAGTTGGGTCTTGGTCATTTCCATTTCGGATCGACCTTGTTGACGCATACGCTCAACACGAGCTTCCATATTCGCCTGTGCCGTATCAAATTGGTCACTGGCATACTGATCCTTCATGTCTTCTTTTTCGGACTGTACATCCCCGATTTTCTCAGTCAGGCTCCGACGCTTATTAGTCAATTCATCCGATTTTAGCCCAGACTGTTCGATCATCTGACGCTGTTCCTGCATAAGCTTTTGAATTTCGGTTTTCAGCTTTAATTGCAGTTCATATTCGGTTTTGTACTCTTGGGAGTCTTTCTTCAAATTTTTCTGACGTGCCTCTGATTGTTTTAAAGACAGTTCTTTGTCAGAGATTTTCATATCTTTGATTCCGAGTTTACTCTCCAGCTCGGCAACGTCGATGTTATATAGTTCATCACTGATACGGAGCGTTTCGCTTTCAGCGGTGTTTTTTGCATCGGTTAATTGCTTCTGCGTAGGTGGTGTACTGGTCTTTTGTGGTGAATAATCAGCTAAGACTTTATCTACATACCCAACATCTCCGTATACCTTGCTTTTATAGACTTTTTTGTACTTATCAGAATAAGCTTGCATATCAGCTTTGTTGTACCCGCCTGATTTTTGGAACCAATCAATGATACCAGCACCCATGTTGTAGCCACCAAGAGCCATGGCGACATCTCCACCGGATTTCTTCAGTAGCTCGGATAGCATCTTAGTACCCGCATCAATACTCTGTTTTACTGTCGCATTGTTCATGCCGTTAACTTGCATGACGTTTGTTATGCCATTGGCTCCAAAAGTTGATTCGCGTTGGATCACAGCAGCGACAAGATACGGATCAACGTTAAACTGACTTGCAGCAGCATTGATTTCAGATGCGTATTTCCCTGCATACTTAACATTGCTGTTGCTCGCTTGAGTAACGTTTAATGATGTAGAAGTTGCATTGTCATTGGATAACCCAGGAATACGAGTTGCACCATTGTACTTGGGACCCCAATAGCTATTGTTTAAATCCGAAACTTTTAGTCCGGACTCCCCCATTTGGATAAACTTGCTGTCACCCATATAAATACCAACATGAGAGTTGTCCTTGCCGTTAGTATTGAAAAAAACAAGGTCTCCAACTTGTAGGTTTTTCTTTGAAACCGCAGTTCCGGCCTTAGCTTGTTGAGCTGCTGTTCTTGGGACTTGTACGCCAATCGTCTCAAACATCTCCTGCACAAACTGCGAACAATCCGAATAGGCCCTTTCTTTAAACTCATTGAACGAACCAGTAAACTCACCTGGTATTTGTTTATACTTCATCACGCCAGAGTTCGCCAAATCAACAGCAGTGGATAGCATTTTAGTGATATCTGTCGATGGCGCCCCGCCTGTTGTTATCTCCATCTGAGAGGATACGAGCTGTGATGGATCATTGTATCCTTGTTCATAAAGCTTTTGTTCCTCTAGTAAGGCTTCGCGTTTTTGTGCCAGGATATCAAGGTATTCTTTGGACGACTTCGCAACTCTTTTCTGTTGAGAATCCAATTTATCCAGTGATTTACTGTACCCTTCAATAGCCTTCTGTAAGTCGGTCATAATTTCAACAGTTTCTTTACGTACCTTATTATTATCTTCTACTCCATACGTGTCATCTTCCAAAAGTTTGGTCATGGCTTCAATTTGGTCGTTACTTAAGTTCAATTGATTCCCGTACTCTCGGATGGCATCTTTAACAATGTCTAATTGTTTCGTTTGTTCTTCCAGTTGTTCGTTTGTTTTCTTGCGAAAAAAATCGGCCATTTCCTTGCTCATGTAAAGGGAATTGGTAAGTTCTTCTTCGGTCTTCATCTTTTTGTCGGAAATTCGTTTTTCTATCTCCGCAACCTTCTGACGGGCATCTGAAATGCTGGTGATAGTCTCCAACTCTGTTTCGTAGAACTGGATTCTTTTTAGCGCCTCTACAGCAGCTGCGCTTGTTGAAGCCCTTTCAGCTTTAAGATCATCTATCGACTTTTTGATCTTGGATTGTCTAAGTTTTTCCAGTGCCTGTCCCTCAAAAGTCCACCCATCTGTCGTCTTTCGGATCTGGGAAGCCAATTCAGGATACTTGAGAATCAGATCAGCAACAGTTTGAGCATTAAGAGATTGGCCTTCTGTTAAAGTCGCTGATGTTTTATTTAATTCAGCGACGGCAAATATACTGGCCTGCGTGACTTGTCGTAAAGCTTCAGCCTGCTCCGTTATGCTATCAGTTGCCTCCCCCGAGGCATCTGATATTTTTCCAGCAGATCCTGCCAAAGCATCTGTTTCTTCTTTAGCCTCACCTGTACTGATCGCCAATTTTTGAATCTCTTCACGGGTTTCGCCCATTGAGACAGTCAAATTGAGACCTTGAGTCTCTAAATCAGACAATTCGCTTTCCAAATTATTAATAGAATCAAAGGATTCGTCCAGACTTTTGAAACTGAAAATATTCTTTAAAACATCCAAACCGCCTGCAGCTAAACTATTTTGTATCGATTCAATCTTCTCTTTTGTCTTTTCTATAGCTGCATTATTTTCTTCAATTTGACTATTTAGGTTCACTTCTTCTTTATCCAAGACAGCCTTGCGTGCTTTTTCCCTTACTTTTATCAATTCATTCAGTTTATCGATCTCTTTTTGTGTTGCTTGATCAGTGTATCCCGCTGCTTCTAGTCGAGCTAATCCCTCTTTACCGATAGTCATTGTAAGTGCCTTAGATACTTCTTCCAACTGACGTTTTGTTTGTTCATTCTTGCTTTCTGATAACGTCCCGCTTTCGATCATTTGCTTGAGAGAGTTATGAGCTTTGACCATTTTCGGCAGTAACTCGATTTGACGTTGGTACTGACTGACCATTTGTTGGCTAGCAGAATCATTATCTTTCATAGTCTGTATCCGGTCCCGTTCAGCTTTCTCCGCTTTACCGCTACTGAGTGCAAACACAGCAATAGCGCCTACCAGCAGAGATAACCCTGCGGTTGCTGCTGCCATCGTAACGGTTGAGACTGCTTGCGCTTTGCTCAGTGAACTAGTCGCCACTGTAGCCGCACCTGTCGCTATTGTTTGGGCTTCTCTAGCAGCAGTCTGTTGCACTGTAGAGACAATCACACCTTCACTGGAAACGATATTTACTGTGTTTGCAGCACTGTTTGCTGCGGTTGCTGCTGTCCCTGCAACAGTCGTAGCGGCTTCTTTAGCTTTAGCTGCATTTAATACTTCAATTGCTGCGACTACAGCCATTACAGGCCCTCGTAATGCTTTGTATGCCAAAAGCAAACCCGTTAATCCGGCAGTGGCTGCATAGACACCTGTTGGTATTTTTGTTAAGCCGATCAAGAGCTGATCTATACCGTCCAACACGTCTTTAATCATCTGGCGAAGACCATCTTCTCCCGCCGTGTTAAAAATTTCAAGGAGGGAAGTTTTGGTCTGTGCTGCCTTCCGTGAAATCGTGTCCATCTGAACGGTTAAGTACTGCATTGTCGAGCCGGTGGAACCAACTGACGCAGCCGTACCAAGAAGGATATCCCCCACATTAAGAGATGCAGCCAGTTTTGCGTACTGGTATACCCCCCGAGAGATATCCGCATAGGATTGTGTGAGGTCATAGTTCTTGTCTGTCACTTGGATGGACAAATCCAACAGAATATCTTCGGCTTTACGCCATTGTTCAACACCATCGACAACTTCCTTGGTCTTGACACCGAGACGTTCAATTTCATCCACGGCTTTATCCGTCCGGATTGTACCAAGGACTGTTTTCCACATGTTACCCAAGTTCTCCCCGGATAAGGCAGTGTTACGCACACCAGAGGAGATCAGACCGTTCATTACGTCGAATGATACGCCTGTTTCGGCGGCTATCTTACCAGTACGTTGGAAGGCTGCGCCCAGGTCACGCGCTGGAGCCATCGTATCATGTGCAACTTTAGACCAAGAGTCCAAAACCCGGTTACCAATTACCATGGCATCATTCGCATTACTGATGTGTACACCATACTGAGACATAACCGATTCCATAGACTTGGTTGCATCTTCGAGTTCCACCATATCAACGGTGGACAATTTTGTAGACTGACGGACAAGCTCCTGGACTACGTTTACATCTTTGTACATACGGCCCCAGAGACGAGCTGACTCCGTTACATCCAGAATGTTTGAACCTAGCTCGTGAGCAGTATGGATGAATTGTTGAGTTTCCTTATTCAACCTTTGGGTGTCCATAATCATTTTGTTGGTGCCATCTTCGAAATGTACAAAATAATGCTCATTGGTCTGAACGTAACCGGCCATGTTTGATTCGATGTCAACCAAGCCTTCATTCATAGCCTGGGTGACTTCGTGCATTGCTTTGTACATCGTATGGAAGACAACGGCATGTGAAGCCATGTCTCCTATTCTACCAATCCAACTTTTAGAGACAGCATCCATTGTGGACCCCATCCGCTTGGTTTGCTGTTCAGTTTGAGATAAAGCTTGTCGAATCCGTTGTTCCTTTTGCAACACTTTTTCCCTAAGAGCTTCTTCTTTCCTTTGTCGCTCGGTCAGGGCCATTCGTATCTTCTGTTCTTCTTGCAAAACACGTTCCCGCGTGCGCTCGTCTGTACCCGTACCGGTTGCTTTCGCAGCCTCTTGTCCCGATTTAACTGAACGATTTTGAAGAATCTGCATCTTTTGTTGGTGTTCACGTTCAGACTGCTCAATCTGTTGATTACGTCTCTTGATCAATGCTTGCTGCGCCTGCATCTTAGCATCAATCAAACGATTGGTTTGCTCAAGCTGTTGGGCCTTAGCGCCAAGTAAGGCGGTTTGAGCAAGTTTTTGCTTATGTTGTGCTTCAACTTCAGCGAGTATTTTTTGGCGGCGTTGATCCGCAGTTAAAGCCATTTTATCCATTGCTGATGATATATTTTTGTATGACTTCTCAGCCGTGGATAACTCAGCATTTAGGGCTTTAAATGCATCTGCGTTCCCTCGTGCTCCAGTGTCGATGTTTTTGAAAGACTGTAAGACTGTGCCTGTATCTAAATTAATCCGCGCAGCAACGACATCTTTATTTGTACCCTCTGCCATAGTAACTCCTCTCTATCTTGGCTGGATGAAACCGAGATCGGATAAGTATTTTGCTTTCTTCGGTTTTTTGTTTTCAACTTTACCGCCATGCAATACAATTTCGAACTCACGAGAACGTTGCTTCTCATTCATCAAAGCCCGAATTTTAGGAATGGTCATATTAGGCCACTCTGTATCAGATATCCCGTTGCTGATACAGAGTGCCCATAGACCAAACCA contains these protein-coding regions:
- a CDS encoding NlpC/P60 family protein → MAEGTNKDVVAARINLDTGTVLQSFKNIDTGARGNADAFKALNAELSTAEKSYKNISSAMDKMALTADQRRQKILAEVEAQHKQKLAQTALLGAKAQQLEQTNRLIDAKMQAQQALIKRRNQQIEQSEREHQQKMQILQNRSVKSGQEAAKATGTGTDERTRERVLQEEQKIRMALTERQRKEEALREKVLQKEQRIRQALSQTEQQTKRMGSTMDAVSKSWIGRIGDMASHAVVFHTMYKAMHEVTQAMNEGLVDIESNMAGYVQTNEHYFVHFEDGTNKMIMDTQRLNKETQQFIHTAHELGSNILDVTESARLWGRMYKDVNVVQELVRQSTKLSTVDMVELEDATKSMESVMSQYGVHISNANDAMVIGNRVLDSWSKVAHDTMAPARDLGAAFQRTGKIAAETGVSFDVMNGLISSGVRNTALSGENLGNMWKTVLGTIRTDKAVDEIERLGVKTKEVVDGVEQWRKAEDILLDLSIQVTDKNYDLTQSYADISRGVYQYAKLAASLNVGDILLGTAASVGSTGSTMQYLTVQMDTISRKAAQTKTSLLEIFNTAGEDGLRQMIKDVLDGIDQLLIGLTKIPTGVYAATAGLTGLLLAYKALRGPVMAVVAAIEVLNAAKAKEAATTVAGTAATAANSAANTVNIVSSEGVIVSTVQQTAAREAQTIATGAATVATSSLSKAQAVSTVTMAAATAGLSLLVGAIAVFALSSGKAEKAERDRIQTMKDNDSASQQMVSQYQRQIELLPKMVKAHNSLKQMIESGTLSESKNEQTKRQLEEVSKALTMTIGKEGLARLEAAGYTDQATQKEIDKLNELIKVREKARKAVLDKEEVNLNSQIEENNAAIEKTKEKIESIQNSLAAGGLDVLKNIFSFKSLDESFDSINNLESELSDLETQGLNLTVSMGETREEIQKLAISTGEAKEETDALAGSAGKISDASGEATDSITEQAEALRQVTQASIFAVAELNKTSATLTEGQSLNAQTVADLILKYPELASQIRKTTDGWTFEGQALEKLRQSKIKKSIDDLKAERASTSAAAVEALKRIQFYETELETITSISDARQKVAEIEKRISDKKMKTEEELTNSLYMSKEMADFFRKKTNEQLEEQTKQLDIVKDAIREYGNQLNLSNDQIEAMTKLLEDDTYGVEDNNKVRKETVEIMTDLQKAIEGYSKSLDKLDSQQKRVAKSSKEYLDILAQKREALLEEQKLYEQGYNDPSQLVSSQMEITTGGAPSTDITKMLSTAVDLANSGVMKYKQIPGEFTGSFNEFKERAYSDCSQFVQEMFETIGVQVPRTAAQQAKAGTAVSKKNLQVGDLVFFNTNGKDNSHVGIYMGDSKFIQMGESGLKVSDLNNSYWGPKYNGATRIPGLSNDNATSTSLNVTQASNSNVKYAGKYASEINAAASQFNVDPYLVAAVIQRESTFGANGITNVMQVNGMNNATVKQSIDAGTKMLSELLKKSGGDVAMALGGYNMGAGIIDWFQKSGGYNKADMQAYSDKYKKVYKSKVYGDVGYVDKVLADYSPQKTSTPPTQKQLTDAKNTAESETLRISDELYNIDVAELESKLGIKDMKISDKELSLKQSEARQKNLKKDSQEYKTEYELQLKLKTEIQKLMQEQRQMIEQSGLKSDELTNKRRSLTEKIGDVQSEKEDMKDQYASDQFDTAQANMEARVERMRQQGRSEMEMTKTQLQFYQGQLKNTALTEEQRVESAKQVYDLTNKVTELKFKNSTNWIDKQTDQMERQGKSEVEIYQMQAEAYNRMRNDTTLKAEQRAEAEKLYQDTSKKLIQSRYEFSEKWMTKEALKMEMAGSQKVDIMKWELQEYLKMQADKTLSTEQQWDLEQKIYKQRNDLDKEYYSAAEKRINHLKAIGEMTTEQELAEYMKLQAAYLVGSDQRMDADEKVYDLKKKLMDEMTKAVSESVTKQKKLMDSARDEEIKRIQAEKDAFTLAQEAKIKAIDDLIQSMERTNDQDDFERLRAEKVARLEELQSAVGPDGIKERERVQKDIEEMDREHGRKLAKQALEDQKTALQEEKTTREKDFDDKIQDAKSHYDNLSAAFDEFSSNTELSAENLKNIQILKESEKNETILGMLDTFVLEYQSRLDQIAAANAVIGGTGVADGSLAPGTASKDSSYQKEIDLYTYNANKDAWDAAKARGDAATMRLLQEQNDAIRKKYGIDKDTGKLQHFSEGGVVKGPRGAAVPVIAHAGEAILNDRQQDSLFNLLNLRMHRLDFSMPEFSVPQASNGVNTERTGNQFVIKSGDTYIADESAAKVFWSERDNLMRRMQARGGKG